In Shewanella glacialimarina, the genomic stretch TAAGTCTTCTAACATGTAAACCGCAAAAAACGGTGCAGAGATTGCCACCATACATTGCATGCCGGCGACAAATAAACTGTATTGACGGAAAACCTTATCTGCCCAAGCACTGCGAAAATTGACCAATGTCTGGGTAAAATAGCCTTTCTCTTTTGCGCAACAAGGTTCAGGGTCATGCATTTGCAGTAATAACCATGCTGACACTAATCGTCCCATAAAGGCGATTGAAAACAGTAAACTAAACCCTAGCCAGGCCATTTGATAGCTGTCGGTAAGACTTAAAATACCGCCGCCAACAAAAAACACGCTCAAGGACGCTGCCATAGTTAATCTGGTGCGGGCAGCAAAAAAGGCTCCTCGACGTTTGTCGGGCACTATCGCCCCCATCCACGCTCGCCAATGGGGCTGAATCAAGTTAATAAAACCGTGATATAACACCGCTAAGCCAATAAACATCCACACTGCATTATCAGGCCTGAGGGCGGCGACTAATCCCATTGCCAATACCACCAGCGCTTGTAAGATGGCTGATGTGACAATAAAAAGTTTACGGCTAAAGTGACTGGCTAACCACACTGACAATAACTGCGATATCGCACCAAATAATTGCGGTAATCCGGTAACAAAACCCATTTGCCCCATGCTTGCGCCTAAAAATATGGCATAAGCATTAAAAAAGTTATCACTGGTGGCGGTCATGGCTGACGATGCTATGGCTTCTTGCTGAGAACGGCGCAACGTCCGTCGCAGCCACGACAATCTATCGCGACTGCGTGAACAAGGGTTAGTGCTGCTAGACGAATGTTCTAAAGCCATAAGATGTATGAATGCACGCCATTGATAAGTGATTGATTACGATTACTGATTAACGTTACTGTTTAAAATTATGTCTGATAAGTGTCCAGCTAACAATCTATAATGATCACATAATCCGCTATTATCATTGTAAGCTTTTATGTTTACAGTGCTGTTTAAGCCCTGTAAACATAAAAGCCCTGCTGGTATCCACCAGCAGGGCTTTTTGATAAATGGGTGTTAGCCAAACTATTCAAACCAATAACGCTATAGTTACGCTTTTTTGGCTGCGATGGCTGCGTTAACTTGATTAATCGCAGTGCCGCCCAGTACGTCACGTTTTTCTAAACACGCTTCAATGGTGAGGTTTGGATACACATCATCGCTAATCACTTGGGCAAATTTTTGTAACTCAGCCACGCTTAACGCTTCAATCGGCTTTTGCTGACCAATAGCAAATACCACTACTTCACCAACCACATGGTGCGCTTCACGGAACGGCATGCCTTTGGCGACAAGGTAGTCTGCTAATTCTGTCGCGTTAGCATAACCTTGCTGAGCTGCCACTAGTGCTTGCGGGCGATTCACTTTTAAGCCCGACAACACTAATGCGGCCATGTCTAAACAAATTGCCCAACTGTCGACCACATCAAACAAGCCTTCTTTGTCTTCTTGCATGTCTTTATTGTATGCCAATGGCAAGGCTTTCATTGTGGTTAAAATACCCATTAAACTGCCATATACACGGCCGGTTTTACCCCGAATAAGCTCTAACGCATCCGGGTTTTTCTTTTGCGGCATCAATGATGAACCAGAAGTGACTTCATCGGCTAGCGAGATAAAATTGGCTTCGCCAGAGTTGAAGAAAATTAAGTCTTCGGCCATACGGCTTAAATGCATCATGCTGATTGATGCTGCGCTACACAATTCAACCACGTGATCGCGATCTGACACACTGTCTAAGCTATTCAGTGTTGGGCGAGCAAAGTTTAACGCTGACGCTAACGCATGGCGATCTATCGGGTAGGCTGTGCCAGCAAGTGCACCAGAACCTAATGGACATGAATCGGCACGCCCCAATGCATCTTGTAGGCGACTAATGTCACGCTCATACATTTCAACATAAGCTAACGCCCAATGGCCAAATGTTACTGGCTGTGCACGCTGTAAATGGGTGTAACCTGGCATAACGGCGTCAACTTCACGTTCTGCTAAGGCAATTAACTCCGCATGTAATGTACCTAAACGAGCCAGCAGTGCTGCACCTTCTTTTTTACACCACA encodes the following:
- a CDS encoding MFS transporter, yielding MALEHSSSSTNPCSRSRDRLSWLRRTLRRSQQEAIASSAMTATSDNFFNAYAIFLGASMGQMGFVTGLPQLFGAISQLLSVWLASHFSRKLFIVTSAILQALVVLAMGLVAALRPDNAVWMFIGLAVLYHGFINLIQPHWRAWMGAIVPDKRRGAFFAARTRLTMAASLSVFFVGGGILSLTDSYQMAWLGFSLLFSIAFMGRLVSAWLLLQMHDPEPCCAKEKGYFTQTLVNFRSAWADKVFRQYSLFVAGMQCMVAISAPFFAVYMLEDLHFTYLEFVFASVASIFTQFVTLRFWGRFSDLYGNRIVMIITSCLIPCLPLLWIFSDHYGYIIALQVFSGLAWSGFTLCTANYLYDIRPFRSDFATYAALQASLSAGFVFVGAMVGGFIATYANDFLVFTGLNQWLSSPIFVVFIVSTVMRCMVTLWFIPRSIEPKIRPRPQFLQLIFRIKGFSAISGVSLDWLTVTKRIVKRKPHENADE
- the argH gene encoding argininosuccinate lyase; this translates as MALWGGRFQGETSALFKLFNDSLPVDYRLFEQDVVGSIAWADAIASVGIITAKECSDLKAALNELLLEVGNDPQAIISNGAEDIHSFVEQKLIAKVGDLGKKLHTGRSRNDQVATDLKLWCKKEGAALLARLGTLHAELIALAEREVDAVMPGYTHLQRAQPVTFGHWALAYVEMYERDISRLQDALGRADSCPLGSGALAGTAYPIDRHALASALNFARPTLNSLDSVSDRDHVVELCSAASISMMHLSRMAEDLIFFNSGEANFISLADEVTSGSSLMPQKKNPDALELIRGKTGRVYGSLMGILTTMKALPLAYNKDMQEDKEGLFDVVDSWAICLDMAALVLSGLKVNRPQALVAAQQGYANATELADYLVAKGMPFREAHHVVGEVVVFAIGQQKPIEALSVAELQKFAQVISDDVYPNLTIEACLEKRDVLGGTAINQVNAAIAAKKA